The Trichosurus vulpecula isolate mTriVul1 chromosome 3, mTriVul1.pri, whole genome shotgun sequence genome includes a window with the following:
- the LOC118842358 gene encoding ATP synthase F(0) complex subunit C1, mitochondrial-like yields MRAGSNPFDWCGLSPQEACNSENTIIYGFQASSVSKDIDTAAKFFGAGAATVGVAGSGARIGSVFISLIIGYARNPSLKQQLFPHTILGFALSETMGLFCLMVAFLILFSM; encoded by the exons ATGCGAGCCGGCTCAAACCCGTTTGACTGGTGTGGCCTCAGCCCCCAAGAGGCAT GTAATTCAGAGAATACCATTAT ATATGGATTCCAAGCTAGCTCTGTCTCAAAGGACATTGACACAGCAGCCAAGTTCTTTGGGGCTGGGGCTGCCACTGTGGGGGTGGCCGGCTCTGGAGCTAGGATTGGTTCTGTGTTTATAAGTCTCATCATTGGTTATGCCAGGAACCCTTCCCTGAAGCAGCAGCTCTTTCCCCACACCATCCTGGGCTTTGCCCTGTCTGAGACCATGGGGCTCTTTTGCCTGATGGTggccttcctcatcctcttctccaTGTGA